Proteins found in one Lutimonas zeaxanthinifaciens genomic segment:
- a CDS encoding MBL fold metallo-hydrolase: protein MFKKSILNFRRQFLVFTGLFFFLTAWSQRPDADIFKMEGKELTIQPILHGTLALEYDGKVIYVDPYGGAKAFEGIKKPDLILITDIHGDHLNEKTLDGLGVEGVTIVAPQAVADQISEKYKNQLVILSNGNKKSLMGIDILAIPMYNLPESDDAKHVKGRGNGYLLNLTGKSIYISGDTADIPEMRNLNDIDIAFVCMNLPYTMDINQAASAVLDFKPKIVYPYHYRGRPEISDTEAFGKLVNAKNKDIEVRLRNWYPEYE from the coding sequence ATGTTTAAGAAATCAATACTTAATTTTCGCCGGCAATTTCTTGTTTTTACAGGTTTGTTTTTTTTCCTGACAGCATGGTCCCAAAGGCCTGATGCGGACATCTTTAAGATGGAAGGCAAGGAATTGACCATTCAACCCATACTGCACGGAACTTTGGCACTTGAATATGACGGGAAAGTAATTTATGTGGATCCTTATGGTGGTGCGAAAGCCTTTGAAGGCATTAAGAAACCTGATCTTATTTTGATCACCGATATTCACGGTGACCATCTGAATGAAAAAACACTGGACGGACTAGGTGTTGAAGGCGTTACCATAGTTGCCCCTCAGGCCGTAGCCGATCAAATCTCTGAAAAATATAAAAATCAGCTGGTCATACTTTCAAATGGGAATAAAAAATCTTTGATGGGTATAGATATTCTGGCTATTCCGATGTATAACCTTCCTGAATCCGATGATGCAAAACATGTAAAAGGAAGGGGAAATGGCTATCTGCTGAATCTGACAGGAAAAAGCATATATATCTCGGGAGATACAGCCGATATTCCTGAAATGAGAAACTTAAATGATATTGATATCGCATTTGTGTGTATGAACCTTCCCTATACAATGGATATTAATCAGGCGGCCAGTGCCGTTCTTGATTTTAAACCAAAAATCGTTTATCCTTACCATTACAGGGGGCGACCTGAAATTAGTGATACTGAAGCCTTTGGCAAACTGGTGAATGCTAAAAACAAGGACATTGAGGTTAGATTAAGGAACTGGTACCCCGAATACGAATAA
- a CDS encoding pyridoxal-phosphate dependent enzyme has protein sequence MEYAENILETIGNTPMVKLNKIVEDIDALVLAKVETFNPGNSVKDRMALKMIEDAEEAGLLKPGGTIIEGTSGNTGMGLAIAANIKGYKCIFVIADKQSKEKIDILKALGAEVVVCPTHVEPDDPRSYYSVSKRLSEETPNSWYALQYDNLSNTAAHYESTGPEIWKQTDGKVTHFVVGVGTGGTISGVGKYLKEKNPDIKIWGIDTYGSVFKKYHETGIFDQNEIYSYITEGIGEDILPKNVDFDIIDGFEKVTDKDGAVYTRKLAREEGIFVGNSAGSAIKGVLQLKEHFKPDDVVVVLFHDHGSRYVGKMFNDDWMRERGFLDEEIAVASDLIRNKIGSELVSVKTEELVSHAIERMRKYEISQLPVMDASGIVGSLDESSLFRLYFEDKLIADKPIKEIMGKPYPIVKNNVSIEKISALIHKSNQAVIVDMGNDQYHIITKHDIISAIH, from the coding sequence ATGGAATACGCTGAAAATATTTTGGAAACAATTGGAAATACTCCAATGGTAAAACTCAATAAAATTGTAGAGGACATTGACGCCCTGGTACTTGCAAAGGTTGAGACCTTTAATCCAGGAAATTCAGTCAAAGACAGGATGGCTCTCAAAATGATTGAAGATGCAGAAGAAGCAGGTCTGCTGAAACCGGGAGGAACCATCATAGAAGGCACTTCAGGAAATACGGGAATGGGGCTTGCCATTGCAGCAAACATAAAAGGGTATAAATGTATTTTTGTTATTGCAGACAAACAGTCAAAGGAAAAAATAGACATTTTAAAAGCGCTGGGAGCCGAAGTTGTGGTTTGTCCAACACATGTTGAACCTGACGATCCCAGGTCCTATTATTCAGTTTCCAAAAGGTTGTCAGAGGAAACACCGAACTCCTGGTATGCCTTGCAGTATGACAACTTATCGAATACGGCAGCGCATTATGAAAGTACCGGTCCGGAAATCTGGAAACAGACAGATGGAAAAGTAACTCATTTTGTGGTAGGCGTAGGAACCGGAGGGACGATTTCAGGCGTTGGGAAATACTTAAAAGAAAAAAATCCGGACATAAAAATATGGGGAATCGATACCTATGGTTCGGTATTTAAAAAGTACCATGAGACCGGGATTTTTGATCAGAATGAGATCTATTCCTATATCACTGAAGGTATAGGAGAAGACATTCTTCCTAAAAATGTCGATTTTGATATTATCGATGGCTTTGAAAAGGTCACGGATAAGGATGGGGCCGTCTATACAAGGAAACTGGCGAGAGAGGAAGGAATCTTTGTGGGAAACTCGGCAGGCTCGGCGATCAAAGGGGTCTTGCAGTTAAAGGAGCATTTTAAACCAGATGACGTGGTTGTGGTATTGTTTCATGATCATGGTAGTCGTTATGTTGGTAAAATGTTTAACGATGACTGGATGCGTGAAAGGGGATTTCTGGATGAAGAGATTGCAGTTGCTTCTGACCTGATCAGAAACAAAATAGGGTCAGAGTTGGTTTCAGTTAAAACCGAGGAATTGGTTTCCCATGCCATTGAGAGAATGAGAAAATATGAAATTTCACAATTACCGGTGATGGATGCCAGCGGAATAGTAGGTTCTTTGGATGAAAGTAGTTTGTTTCGCCTGTATTTTGAAGATAAGTTGATCGCAGATAAACCTATTAAAGAAATCATGGGTAAACCTTACCCAATAGTGAAAAATAATGTTTCCATAGAAAAGATATCAGCACTTATTCATAAGAGTAATCAGGCAGTAATTGTGGATATGGGTAATGACCAATACCATATTATTACCAAACACGATATCATCAGTGCGATACACTGA
- a CDS encoding glycosyltransferase, with protein sequence MQFSIIIPVFNRPEELDELLESLVNVSGFESTEVIIVEDGSTRTSREVVKKYEEKIDIKYCFKSNSGPGDSRNYGMQRASGNYFIILDSDCLLPSGYLDIIKSELKEAFVDAYGGPDAAHESFSRWQKAINYSMTSFLTTGGLRNRETSKRKFQLRSFNMGLSKRAFHSTGGFSKQRIGEDIDLNFKLIEKGFSLKLIPEAFVYHKRRTSWLAFFRQTRSFGRARPILNKIHVGTAKLTYWFPTFFVVGLVVSLLLYFAGLYPFLLIYLLYTIAVFTDAMMKSKNVLVSILSVLAVYTQFFGYGLGFAKSMFRLNVRRMDPREAFPAMFS encoded by the coding sequence TTGCAGTTTTCTATCATTATACCCGTATTCAACAGACCTGAGGAACTCGATGAGTTGCTTGAGTCTTTGGTTAACGTTTCGGGTTTTGAATCTACCGAAGTTATTATTGTAGAGGATGGTTCAACCAGAACGAGCCGGGAAGTTGTGAAGAAATACGAGGAAAAGATCGACATTAAATATTGTTTTAAAAGCAATTCCGGACCCGGAGATAGCAGAAACTATGGAATGCAGAGGGCGTCAGGAAATTATTTTATTATTCTTGATTCGGATTGCCTCTTACCATCAGGCTACCTTGATATAATTAAAAGTGAACTGAAAGAAGCATTTGTTGATGCCTATGGCGGGCCAGATGCTGCTCATGAGAGTTTTAGCAGATGGCAAAAGGCAATCAATTACAGTATGACTTCCTTCCTGACCACTGGAGGGCTAAGAAACAGGGAGACCAGCAAAAGAAAATTTCAATTGAGAAGTTTTAATATGGGGCTTTCTAAAAGGGCTTTTCATTCTACGGGCGGATTTTCAAAACAGCGTATTGGGGAAGATATTGATTTAAACTTTAAATTAATCGAAAAAGGATTTTCTTTAAAGCTTATTCCCGAGGCATTTGTCTATCACAAAAGAAGAACCTCCTGGCTGGCTTTTTTCAGACAAACCAGAAGTTTTGGACGAGCGAGGCCCATTTTAAACAAAATACATGTAGGTACAGCAAAATTGACCTATTGGTTTCCCACATTTTTTGTAGTTGGTTTGGTTGTTTCACTTTTGCTTTACTTTGCTGGGCTCTATCCATTTCTGCTAATTTATTTGCTTTACACCATAGCCGTTTTTACGGATGCAATGATGAAGTCAAAAAATGTTCTGGTTTCAATTTTAAGTGTCCTGGCGGTTTATACCCAGTTTTTTGGATATGGCCTGGGATTTGCAAAATCCATGTTCCGCCTCAATGTACGTCGCATGGATCCTAGGGAGGCTTTTCCGGCAATGTTTTCCTGA
- a CDS encoding enoyl-ACP reductase FabI, translating into MYNLLKGKKGIIFGALNEDSIAWKVAERAHEEGATFVLTNAPIAMRMGAINQLAKDTGSEIIPADATSMEDLENLIEKSMEVLGGKIDFVLHSIGMSINVRKGKHYTQSNYDFTHKGFDVSALSFHRVMNVLYNKKAMNDWGSIVALTYMAAQRVFPDYNDMADNKAYLESIARSFGYFFGRDHKVRVNTISQSPTPTTAGSGVKGFGGFLSYAEKMSPLGNATALECADYTISLFSDLTKKVTLQNLFHDGGFSNMGISDVIMEGFMEGEEE; encoded by the coding sequence ATGTACAATCTATTAAAAGGAAAAAAAGGAATCATTTTTGGAGCGCTGAATGAAGATTCTATTGCATGGAAAGTTGCAGAAAGAGCTCATGAAGAAGGGGCTACGTTTGTTTTGACCAACGCACCTATTGCAATGCGAATGGGAGCAATCAATCAATTGGCAAAGGATACGGGTTCTGAAATTATTCCTGCTGATGCAACATCCATGGAGGATTTGGAGAATTTAATTGAAAAGTCCATGGAGGTATTAGGGGGAAAAATAGATTTTGTACTTCATTCCATCGGGATGTCGATCAACGTGAGAAAAGGTAAGCACTATACACAATCAAATTATGATTTTACACATAAAGGATTTGATGTATCAGCCTTGTCGTTTCATCGTGTAATGAACGTTCTGTACAATAAAAAGGCCATGAATGACTGGGGTTCAATTGTAGCACTGACTTACATGGCGGCACAAAGGGTTTTTCCAGATTATAATGACATGGCCGATAACAAGGCATATCTGGAATCCATTGCGAGGAGTTTCGGGTACTTTTTTGGAAGAGACCATAAGGTTCGTGTCAACACAATTTCTCAGTCTCCGACGCCTACTACAGCCGGTAGCGGAGTAAAAGGTTTTGGAGGATTTTTAAGCTATGCTGAGAAAATGTCACCCTTGGGCAATGCCACGGCACTCGAATGCGCGGATTATACAATTTCCTTATTTTCGGATTTGACAAAGAAGGTAACGCTTCAGAATTTGTTCCATGACGGAGGATTTTCCAATATGGGAATCAGTGACGTTATCATGGAAGGATTTATGGAAGGAGAAGAGGAATAA
- the recN gene encoding DNA repair protein RecN — protein MLSSLSIKNYALIENLKVDFKSGLSIITGETGAGKSILLGGLALVLGKRADNSLVYDKAKKCVIEADFQIENYHLQNFFEANDLDYDSIVIIRREILPNGKSRAFINDTPVNLTILNDLSSRLIDIHSQHETLQLADAGYQYHIIDSLAGNEKLLEDYQRTYRELRTIEKELERIKINQAEARKEYDYHLFLWEELEKANLKPDEQEILEKELEKLSHVEEIKAKLSEIIGLSERESMGTLSQLSEMSQSLNRISAYSELYESLYGRLESLLIEFKDILGEIENENDQLVYDPGLMEEVDERLQLIYNLQKKHLVQDVTSLIEVRDQYKVKIEGVEHAEEHIEDILKEIRTIENQLKQLGGRLYQSRVKAIPEFISLMENTLKRLEMKNTRLSINLEKSKEFLFNGQDRLTFLMSSDKGKTYETLKKVASGGEMSRIMLAVKSILSDYSDLPAIIFDEIDSGVSGEVSNRIAEVMQKMSENMQVITITHLPQVAAKGHHHFKVFKKEVKTGISSNIKLMNEDERLVELAEMLGGSKLSESALAHARQLLS, from the coding sequence ATGCTTTCATCTCTATCCATAAAGAATTATGCATTAATCGAAAATCTTAAGGTAGATTTTAAATCTGGTTTGTCAATTATAACAGGTGAGACGGGTGCCGGAAAATCTATACTGCTGGGAGGTCTGGCTCTGGTCTTAGGGAAAAGAGCGGATAATTCTCTGGTTTATGATAAAGCGAAAAAGTGTGTCATTGAGGCAGATTTCCAGATAGAGAATTACCATCTTCAAAACTTTTTTGAGGCTAACGACCTCGACTATGATTCCATTGTCATCATTCGACGGGAGATTCTTCCCAATGGTAAGTCAAGAGCTTTTATCAATGATACTCCTGTCAACTTAACGATACTAAATGATCTGAGCAGCCGGCTCATTGATATTCATTCCCAGCATGAAACCCTGCAACTGGCAGATGCTGGCTATCAATATCACATTATTGATTCCCTGGCCGGAAATGAGAAATTACTAGAGGATTATCAAAGAACCTATCGGGAATTAAGAACGATTGAAAAAGAACTTGAAAGAATTAAGATAAATCAAGCGGAAGCAAGAAAAGAGTACGATTACCATCTTTTTCTTTGGGAAGAACTGGAAAAAGCAAATTTGAAACCGGATGAGCAGGAAATACTTGAGAAAGAACTGGAAAAATTGTCACATGTAGAAGAGATCAAGGCCAAATTGTCTGAAATCATTGGTTTGTCAGAAAGAGAATCCATGGGAACTTTGAGCCAATTGTCTGAAATGAGCCAGAGTCTGAATCGGATTTCAGCTTATTCAGAATTGTATGAAAGCTTATATGGAAGGCTTGAAAGCCTTTTGATCGAATTCAAGGATATCCTTGGCGAAATTGAAAATGAAAATGATCAGCTGGTTTATGATCCAGGTTTGATGGAGGAGGTCGATGAGAGGCTTCAATTAATTTACAACCTCCAAAAAAAACACCTTGTTCAGGATGTTACATCTCTAATTGAAGTAAGGGATCAGTATAAGGTCAAGATTGAAGGTGTTGAGCATGCGGAAGAACATATCGAGGATATTCTAAAAGAAATTCGAACCATTGAGAATCAATTGAAGCAACTTGGTGGGCGCTTGTATCAAAGCAGAGTTAAGGCCATTCCTGAATTCATTTCTTTGATGGAGAATACCTTGAAAAGACTGGAGATGAAGAACACACGTCTTTCCATTAATCTGGAGAAATCGAAAGAATTTCTATTCAACGGACAGGATCGTCTTACATTTTTAATGTCTTCCGATAAGGGCAAGACCTATGAAACTCTGAAAAAGGTTGCCTCCGGGGGTGAGATGTCACGAATAATGCTGGCTGTAAAATCGATACTTTCAGACTATTCGGACCTTCCTGCTATTATTTTTGATGAGATTGACTCCGGAGTATCAGGAGAAGTGTCTAACCGTATAGCGGAAGTTATGCAGAAAATGAGTGAAAACATGCAGGTGATCACCATTACACATTTGCCCCAGGTGGCGGCAAAAGGGCACCATCATTTCAAGGTTTTCAAAAAGGAAGTCAAGACAGGAATTAGCTCGAATATAAAACTGATGAATGAGGATGAGCGACTTGTAGAACTGGCCGAAATGCTTGGTGGAAGTAAATTAAGTGAATCAGCGCTGGCTCATGCCAGACAATTATTATCTTAA
- a CDS encoding DUF4835 family protein — translation MRKLLFIVFFLLSINSKAQELNCVVFINDAEIGFSNRKIFETLQNAIFEYMNNTKWTSSVYQTHERINCSITINILEAVSANSFRGSLQLKVSRPVFNSTYSTSILNFNDNNISFTYEEFEPLVYNENNFDSNLVSILTFYAYTILGYQADTFGYKGGENFFKLAENVVNVAQQGGGVGWNRIDGNFTRYQLNENLLSPVYEQYRKTMYEYHLLGLDRMVDNTRDAKEVISRSVQDLENLFNDRPNTFLIRVFFDTKGDEIVDVFADGPRIDTSGLREVLSKIYPAYDEKWKEIKI, via the coding sequence ATGCGTAAATTACTGTTCATAGTATTTTTTCTGTTAAGTATCAATTCAAAGGCGCAGGAGTTGAATTGTGTGGTTTTTATCAACGATGCAGAAATTGGTTTCTCCAACAGGAAAATTTTTGAAACCCTTCAAAATGCGATTTTTGAGTATATGAACAATACAAAATGGACTTCATCCGTATATCAAACGCATGAACGTATCAATTGTTCCATTACCATAAATATCTTAGAGGCTGTATCAGCAAACAGTTTTAGGGGTAGTTTACAGCTTAAAGTTTCCCGCCCGGTATTCAACTCTACCTATAGTACGTCAATACTAAATTTTAACGACAACAACATCTCGTTTACTTATGAGGAATTCGAGCCATTGGTTTACAATGAAAATAATTTTGATTCAAACCTTGTATCGATCCTGACTTTCTATGCTTATACAATTCTCGGCTATCAGGCAGATACTTTTGGTTATAAGGGTGGTGAAAACTTCTTTAAGCTTGCTGAAAATGTAGTAAACGTGGCCCAGCAAGGGGGAGGAGTAGGATGGAATAGAATAGATGGTAATTTTACGCGTTACCAGTTGAATGAAAACCTGTTGTCACCTGTGTATGAACAATACAGAAAAACAATGTATGAATATCATTTATTGGGCCTTGACCGAATGGTGGATAACACACGTGACGCAAAAGAAGTAATTAGCAGATCTGTGCAGGATCTTGAGAATTTATTCAATGACAGACCCAACACCTTTCTGATAAGGGTGTTTTTTGATACAAAAGGAGATGAAATTGTGGATGTTTTTGCTGATGGTCCCAGAATTGACACCTCGGGATTGCGAGAAGTATTGTCCAAGATCTATCCTGCTTATGATGAAAAGTGGAAAGAGATAAAGATTTAG
- the coaBC gene encoding bifunctional phosphopantothenoylcysteine decarboxylase/phosphopantothenate--cysteine ligase CoaBC, whose product MSVLSGKKILLGVTAGIAAYKDSFLVRLFIKAGAEVKVVMTPASKDFVTPLTLSTLSKNPVHSTFYDKTDENELWNNHVDLALWADLMVIAPLTANTLAKMADGICDNLLLATYLSAKSTVYFAPAMDLDMYKHETTAKNITVLEKRGNVFIPPSFGELASGLEGEGRMAEPEEIVSFIEEHLMEGMPLRGKRVLITAGPTFEAIDPVRFIGNHSSGKMGFALAEEAAGLGADVVLISGPSHEKLVRGSIKRINVVSAYEMYESTHEFVDDVDIAIFSAAVSDFKPKVVSSKKIKKKEESMNVELVRTPDILASVGAKKKQQYLVGFALETENELENAKEKIRKKNLDLIVLNSLNDKGAGFKSDTNKITLIDKSENIRSFDLKKKKEVASDIFNEIIKHIDA is encoded by the coding sequence ATGTCAGTCCTGAGCGGTAAGAAAATTCTCCTTGGAGTTACTGCAGGAATAGCTGCCTATAAGGATTCTTTTCTGGTAAGACTTTTTATTAAGGCTGGGGCAGAGGTAAAGGTAGTTATGACGCCTGCGTCAAAAGACTTTGTTACTCCGTTGACCTTGTCCACCTTGTCAAAGAATCCGGTTCATTCTACCTTTTACGATAAAACAGATGAAAATGAGTTGTGGAACAACCATGTTGATCTTGCTTTATGGGCGGATCTGATGGTCATTGCTCCACTCACAGCCAATACACTGGCCAAGATGGCCGACGGTATATGCGACAATCTTTTGCTCGCGACTTATCTTTCGGCCAAATCAACTGTTTATTTTGCCCCTGCCATGGATCTCGACATGTACAAGCACGAGACCACAGCAAAAAATATTACAGTACTTGAAAAAAGAGGAAATGTTTTTATTCCGCCATCTTTTGGAGAATTGGCCAGTGGCCTGGAAGGAGAAGGTCGAATGGCAGAGCCCGAAGAGATTGTTTCTTTTATTGAGGAGCATTTAATGGAGGGAATGCCTTTAAGAGGCAAACGTGTTTTAATTACCGCAGGGCCCACATTTGAGGCAATTGATCCGGTAAGGTTTATTGGGAACCATTCTTCAGGAAAGATGGGCTTTGCCCTTGCTGAAGAAGCAGCGGGCCTGGGAGCGGATGTTGTGCTTATTTCCGGCCCTAGCCATGAGAAACTGGTTCGTGGTTCCATTAAAAGAATTAATGTTGTGAGTGCTTATGAAATGTACGAATCGACACATGAGTTTGTAGACGACGTGGATATAGCCATCTTTTCGGCTGCGGTTTCCGATTTTAAGCCAAAAGTTGTATCTTCTAAAAAAATCAAGAAGAAAGAGGAGTCGATGAATGTGGAGCTTGTACGTACACCTGATATTCTAGCTTCTGTAGGTGCAAAAAAGAAGCAGCAGTACCTTGTAGGTTTTGCTCTGGAAACCGAAAACGAGCTTGAAAATGCCAAGGAAAAAATAAGGAAGAAAAATCTGGATTTAATCGTTCTGAATTCCTTGAATGATAAAGGTGCAGGTTTTAAGTCAGATACGAATAAGATCACACTAATTGATAAAAGTGAAAATATAAGATCCTTTGATTTAAAAAAGAAGAAAGAAGTTGCTTCGGATATTTTTAATGAAATTATAAAACATATTGATGCGTAA
- a CDS encoding DNA-directed RNA polymerase subunit omega, with protein MKDYKNTSAPESTVTFDKVKIEEPTQNIYKAISIMSKRAAQVNEDLKSELIDKLEEFATFNDSLEEVFENKEQIEVSRFYERLPKPTSIAVQEWLDEEIYFRTPETNNDNIE; from the coding sequence ATGAAAGATTATAAAAATACTTCGGCTCCGGAAAGTACGGTTACTTTTGATAAAGTGAAGATTGAAGAGCCTACACAGAACATTTATAAAGCAATTTCAATTATGTCAAAAAGGGCGGCTCAGGTCAATGAAGATTTGAAAAGTGAACTAATTGACAAACTTGAAGAATTTGCTACTTTTAACGATAGTCTTGAAGAGGTTTTTGAAAACAAAGAGCAGATCGAAGTTTCACGTTTTTATGAAAGATTACCAAAACCGACTTCAATTGCGGTTCAGGAATGGTTAGATGAAGAAATTTATTTCAGAACTCCGGAAACTAACAACGATAATATAGAATAA
- a CDS encoding outer membrane protein assembly factor BamD produces the protein MKKLVFIVSLVLLLGSCSEYQKVLNKGKNTDKYQMAVEMYEKQEYKKAITLFEKIMGPYANKPQMERIQFMISDCYFQTENYTMASYYFSKFIANYPESTKVQEAAYHSAKSYYLASPSYSRDQEDTYKALTAYQNFIDKYPNSELIEEANKDYAELNKKLEFKDFEVARLYYHTENYQAAIQAFENFNEDHLGSVYKEDAYYFSFKAAYELGMQSILSKKEERLSNAILAHRKFEKTFPESEKLDEINAMGLKLQEEMVKTKELLSTISQNN, from the coding sequence ATGAAGAAGCTAGTTTTTATTGTATCGCTTGTATTGTTGCTGGGATCTTGTAGTGAATATCAGAAGGTTCTTAACAAAGGGAAGAATACTGATAAGTACCAGATGGCGGTAGAGATGTATGAGAAACAAGAATACAAAAAGGCCATAACCTTGTTTGAAAAAATCATGGGCCCATATGCAAATAAGCCCCAGATGGAAAGAATCCAGTTTATGATTTCTGACTGTTATTTCCAAACTGAGAATTATACCATGGCTTCTTATTATTTTTCAAAATTCATTGCCAATTATCCTGAGAGTACCAAAGTCCAGGAGGCTGCTTATCACAGTGCCAAAAGTTATTATCTGGCTTCACCATCGTATAGCAGGGATCAGGAAGATACCTACAAGGCCCTTACGGCATATCAGAATTTTATCGATAAATACCCAAATTCTGAATTGATCGAAGAAGCCAACAAAGACTATGCAGAGCTGAATAAAAAACTTGAATTTAAAGATTTTGAAGTTGCACGTCTTTATTATCACACAGAAAATTATCAGGCAGCCATTCAGGCATTTGAAAATTTTAATGAAGATCATTTAGGCTCCGTATATAAGGAAGACGCTTACTATTTTAGTTTTAAAGCAGCCTATGAATTGGGAATGCAAAGTATTCTCAGTAAGAAGGAAGAAAGATTATCCAATGCGATCCTGGCCCACAGAAAGTTTGAAAAAACGTTTCCCGAATCGGAAAAGCTGGATGAAATCAATGCAATGGGTTTGAAATTGCAGGAGGAAATGGTAAAAACAAAAGAATTATTATCTACAATATCGCAAAACAATTAA
- a CDS encoding ferritin, protein MVSDIIEKALNHQIRIEAESSQIYLAMASWAEVQGFEGVASFMYAHSDEERMHMLKLVKFVNERGGHAEVSDLTKPPVSFGSFKEMFQKLFDHEVMVSQKINELVDITLKEKDYATHNFLQWYVAEQIEEEALARTILDKINLIGDDKGGLYLFDNDVKLLVTNPGPEVE, encoded by the coding sequence ATGGTTTCTGACATTATTGAAAAAGCTTTGAATCATCAAATTCGGATTGAAGCTGAATCATCACAAATATATCTCGCAATGGCCTCTTGGGCCGAAGTGCAGGGTTTTGAAGGAGTGGCTTCATTTATGTACGCCCACTCCGACGAGGAACGCATGCACATGTTAAAACTGGTCAAGTTTGTCAATGAAAGAGGAGGTCACGCGGAAGTTTCCGACCTGACCAAACCACCTGTTTCATTTGGCTCCTTTAAAGAGATGTTTCAAAAGTTATTTGATCATGAGGTAATGGTTTCTCAAAAGATCAATGAGCTGGTGGATATTACCTTGAAAGAAAAGGATTATGCAACCCATAATTTTCTTCAATGGTATGTGGCTGAACAGATCGAGGAAGAAGCATTGGCTCGTACAATTCTTGACAAGATCAACTTGATCGGAGATGATAAAGGAGGGCTGTATCTGTTTGATAATGATGTTAAACTTTTGGTTACAAATCCGGGTCCAGAGGTAGAGTAA
- the dapA gene encoding 4-hydroxy-tetrahydrodipicolinate synthase: MKHFKGTGVALVTPFNNDGQIDLEALVKLVRYQIDNGVDYLVVLGTTGETATLSDEEKRLVKKCVLETCNGCIPVVLGLGGNNTQRILKELEEEDFEGFSAILSVSPYYNKPSQEGIYQHYKMISAKSPLPIILYNVPPRTGSNIEVETVARLATDCKNIIGIKEAAGDFEQVLELIRKTPDDFLVISGEDKLALPLVLAGGDGVISVIGQGLPETFSKMIRMGLEGKSREAYELFYSLTESIDLIFAEGNPSGIKSMLHSLKISEPFVRLPLVPASADLRQKINTFVTHF; this comes from the coding sequence ATGAAACATTTTAAAGGGACAGGAGTAGCATTGGTTACACCATTTAACAATGATGGTCAAATAGATTTAGAGGCTCTTGTAAAACTTGTCAGGTATCAAATTGACAATGGTGTGGATTATCTTGTAGTATTGGGTACCACAGGAGAAACAGCGACCTTGTCGGATGAAGAAAAGAGGTTGGTTAAAAAATGTGTTCTGGAAACATGTAATGGATGCATACCCGTAGTCCTGGGTCTGGGAGGTAACAATACGCAGCGTATTCTTAAAGAACTGGAAGAAGAAGATTTTGAGGGTTTTTCAGCTATTTTATCGGTATCACCCTATTATAACAAACCTTCCCAGGAAGGAATATACCAGCATTACAAGATGATTTCGGCAAAGAGCCCCTTACCCATCATACTTTATAATGTGCCTCCAAGAACCGGAAGCAATATAGAAGTTGAGACTGTGGCAAGACTTGCCACTGATTGCAAGAATATCATTGGGATTAAAGAGGCAGCAGGGGATTTTGAACAGGTGCTGGAGCTGATTCGGAAAACGCCTGATGATTTCCTGGTCATATCGGGAGAAGACAAATTGGCATTACCACTTGTTCTAGCCGGAGGTGATGGGGTTATTTCTGTAATTGGACAAGGGCTTCCTGAGACTTTTTCCAAGATGATCAGGATGGGCTTGGAAGGAAAATCTCGGGAGGCATATGAATTATTTTATTCCTTGACGGAAAGCATCGACCTGATATTTGCTGAGGGAAATCCTTCGGGTATCAAAAGCATGCTACATTCGTTAAAAATTTCTGAGCCTTTCGTAAGATTACCTCTTGTGCCTGCAAGCGCTGATTTAAGACAAAAAATTAATACCTTTGTTACTCATTTTTAA